Genomic segment of candidate division KSB1 bacterium:
TGGCGGACCAACCTGCGTACCTCCCAGTAAAACAAATCTCATGTCATTATCTGGTTTCATTCCGAGCTCAGGCCCAAATGGACCTTCATGCCCAAGCAGAGGGGCGGCACGTGCCATGTTCGTACCAACTGTTACGGCCCAGATAGAAAGCTGATCCCAGGGAAGCAGATAGCCTGTGAAACTCAATAATAATGTGGTTGTCAGCAAAATAACCCCGACCACCCAATTGAACTCCCGCGGCGGTTTGTAAGAACCGGTCAAAAAGACGCGGAACATGTGCAGCCAAACAGCGATGACCATACCGTGTGCAGACCAGCGGTGCATGTTTCTTAAGAACATCCCGAATGGTACGTCAAACTCGAGATACTTCATATCGTTAAAAGCATATTCTGCCGTTGGCCGGTAGTAGAACATCAGCAAAACACCTGTGACGGCAGTGACCAGAAAGAGCAGAAAGGTAATCCCACCCATACACCAGGTGAAGCGAATGTAAGCGCCGTGGCGCGGAATCCGGGTCGGATGAAGATGCAGCCAGACATTATCCAAAACCTGCAAGTAACGGTTGCGTGGATTGTCCTCGTACCCATGACGAAACATCGACTTCCAGACCTGCGTTTTCAACAGACTATCTTTCATCTTATCGAAGAAAGCTGGCATCTTATCTCCTTAGTTTTTTATGTAGATAGGTAGTTAAGGGGGATTAAACGAAAAGAATATAAAGACATTTATGTAGAATGTCAAGGGATTTTGCGGGGATAAAAAGAAAAGGAAAGAGAAGATTTACTGAACCTGCTTTTGCAGCAAATGCTTCGGAATCAGCCAGCGCTCCAGTACTTCAAAAATCAATTCTACCAGAATGGCCAATAAAGCCGCCGGGATGGCGCCCCACATGATGATGATCGGGTCGTTTAATGTCACACCAGTAAAAATGTATTGACCGAGTCCGCCGGCGCCAATAAAAGCTGCCAGGGT
This window contains:
- a CDS encoding cytochrome b N-terminal domain-containing protein — encoded protein: MPAFFDKMKDSLLKTQVWKSMFRHGYEDNPRNRYLQVLDNVWLHLHPTRIPRHGAYIRFTWCMGGITFLLFLVTAVTGVLLMFYYRPTAEYAFNDMKYLEFDVPFGMFLRNMHRWSAHGMVIAVWLHMFRVFLTGSYKPPREFNWVVGVILLTTTLLLSFTGYLLPWDQLSIWAVTVGTNMARAAPLLGHEGPFGPELGMKPDNDMRFVLLGGTQVGPPTLLRFYVLHCVFFPLFLAIFIGVHFWRVRKDGGISGPL